The DNA window CGAGCAGCAGCATCTCCATCGCGTGCTTGCGCGTCACGTTGCGCGACAGAGCGACCATCGGCGTAGAACAGAAAAGCCCGATGTTCACCCCCGATGTGGCAAACCGGGCATCCTCAGCAGCCACAGCAAGATCACAGGTCGCCACCAGCTGGCAGCCGGCGGCGGTGGCAATGCCCTGCACCTCGGCGATGACCGGCTGCGGCAGATTGACAATCGACATCATCATCCGCGAGCACTGCGCAAACAGGTCGTTAAAGTACCCGTGCCCGCCGTCCGCATCCTCGCGGCGCAGCGTCATTTCTTTCAGGTTATGACCGGCGCAGAAGTGATCACCCGCGCCGCGCAGGATCACAGCCTTTACCGCGCGGTTGTCCGCAATTTCGTCCCAGGTCTGCTGCAGTGCTTCGAGCACCTCCTCTGAGAGTGCATTCATCGACCGGGGGCGGTTGAGCGTTACGGTGGCAATTCCGTCTTCGATCCCGGTGAGGACCGGCATATTCGCATCATTCATCACATGTCTCCCGGCTGCGAGTTTCGACGCAGCAAACAGGAAGGCCGGTGCGGATGGCAAGTATAATCGCGTCAGAGGACCGGTTCGGAAGCGGCGGCCGGCGTCTCTGTCACGGTGTCCGGGTCCTGCGGCCACAGAATATGCGGAACAGGATCCTTGGCACGGAACAGAAAGAGACGGGCGATCTCAGCATAAGACCGGTAGGCATA is part of the Roseobacter ponti genome and encodes:
- a CDS encoding enoyl-CoA hydratase; this translates as MNDANMPVLTGIEDGIATVTLNRPRSMNALSEEVLEALQQTWDEIADNRAVKAVILRGAGDHFCAGHNLKEMTLRREDADGGHGYFNDLFAQCSRMMMSIVNLPQPVIAEVQGIATAAGCQLVATCDLAVAAEDARFATSGVNIGLFCSTPMVALSRNVTRKHAMEMLLLGDFVPAARAVETGLVNRVVPRGQLPEATRIMAAQIVGKSPVAIKTGKRAFYQQADMPLAEAYAFAGATMAENMMARDTEAGISAFIAKEPMPDWTGE